One stretch of Halobaculum marinum DNA includes these proteins:
- a CDS encoding calcium/sodium antiporter, which translates to MALTTDGAGVSLLVGVVLLYVGAESLVKGAQGLATDLGVRAAVAGVTVVAFATTAPELFVAIIGKVEKTTTIGLGAVIGSNVANICLVLGLSALVRPMAVSRETVRRHLPFMVLAALLLVGLGYDGTLSKLDGGVLLVVLGAFTVVLLRGVPDADEATDGESVATDGGTTAASPVRRVAEIRPRDLVFLLIGLGLLLVGARRLVDGGTSTLYLLGGSDRLVGVTVLALGTSLPELAASLVSALRGEADFSIGNVVGSNIYNVLAVLGVLTLLSPIRVPTSVIGTDFPVLLGATAFCVLLLVARGRVGRIAGVLLLAGYGGYVSLLV; encoded by the coding sequence ATGGCACTGACGACCGACGGGGCGGGGGTCTCGTTGTTGGTTGGGGTCGTCCTCCTGTACGTGGGCGCCGAGTCGCTGGTGAAGGGGGCCCAGGGGCTCGCGACCGACCTCGGCGTGCGGGCCGCCGTCGCGGGCGTGACGGTGGTCGCGTTCGCGACGACCGCGCCGGAGCTGTTCGTGGCCATCATCGGAAAGGTCGAGAAGACGACGACCATCGGGCTGGGGGCGGTTATCGGCTCGAACGTGGCGAACATCTGTCTGGTGCTCGGGTTGTCGGCGCTCGTCCGGCCGATGGCCGTCTCCCGCGAGACGGTCCGCCGACACCTCCCGTTCATGGTGCTGGCGGCGCTGCTGCTCGTCGGGTTGGGGTACGACGGCACCCTGAGCAAACTCGACGGTGGCGTGCTCTTGGTCGTGCTCGGAGCCTTCACCGTCGTCCTCCTGCGCGGCGTCCCCGACGCCGACGAGGCCACCGACGGCGAGTCGGTCGCCACCGACGGTGGGACGACAGCCGCCTCCCCGGTGCGTCGCGTCGCCGAGATTCGCCCACGCGACCTCGTCTTCCTGCTGATCGGCCTCGGACTGCTGCTCGTCGGCGCGCGGCGACTCGTCGACGGCGGAACATCGACGCTGTACCTGCTCGGCGGCTCAGACCGACTCGTCGGTGTCACCGTCCTCGCGCTCGGCACGTCCCTCCCAGAACTGGCCGCTAGCCTCGTCTCGGCGCTGCGCGGCGAGGCCGACTTCTCCATCGGCAACGTCGTCGGCTCGAACATCTACAACGTCCTCGCCGTCTTGGGCGTGCTCACGCTCCTGTCGCCGATCCGGGTCCCCACCTCCGTGATCGGCACCGACTTCCCCGTGCTCTTGGGGGCGACGGCGTTCTGCGTCCTCCTCCTCGTCGCCCGCGGTCGCGTCGGTCGCATCGCCGGCGTCCTCCTCCTCGCCGGCTACGGCGGCTACGTCTCCCTGCTCGTCTGA
- a CDS encoding glycosyltransferase encodes MQPTVGVVVPAYHPDPGRLRTYLRSLQRTLDPDELRVELDAPGVAADATDDPAGLALPDGVDCRVVRRRRGKGAAITAGFEALSTDVYAFADADGATPAESVAAVIDPVVDGEVDLAAGSRRHPAADVRSHQTFARRFLGDGFAWIARRLLDAKLYDYQCGAKALTAEAWAGARDHLYEPGFAWDIELVAVAAALDYRIAEVPVTWEDQPGSTVSPVTDALDMGRGLLVARHRARLIRNDRLHRLLDREDGVALVDRSGGGTRGDGGDPDGSAAGSDPR; translated from the coding sequence ATGCAGCCGACCGTCGGGGTCGTCGTCCCCGCCTACCATCCGGACCCGGGTCGGCTCCGGACGTACCTCCGCTCGCTCCAACGGACGCTGGACCCGGACGAGCTTCGAGTCGAACTCGACGCACCCGGCGTCGCGGCGGACGCGACCGACGACCCGGCCGGCCTCGCCCTCCCGGACGGCGTCGACTGTCGCGTCGTCCGCCGTCGACGCGGGAAGGGTGCGGCCATCACCGCGGGCTTCGAGGCGCTCTCCACCGACGTGTACGCCTTCGCCGACGCCGACGGCGCGACGCCCGCCGAGTCCGTCGCGGCGGTGATCGACCCGGTCGTCGACGGCGAAGTCGACCTGGCCGCCGGCTCGCGACGTCACCCGGCGGCGGACGTGCGCTCCCACCAGACGTTCGCCCGCCGCTTCCTCGGCGACGGCTTCGCGTGGATTGCGCGCCGCCTGCTCGACGCGAAACTGTACGACTACCAGTGCGGTGCGAAGGCGCTGACCGCTGAGGCGTGGGCGGGCGCCCGCGACCACCTGTACGAACCGGGGTTCGCGTGGGACATCGAACTCGTCGCGGTCGCGGCGGCGCTCGACTACCGCATCGCCGAGGTGCCGGTGACGTGGGAGGACCAACCCGGCTCGACGGTGTCGCCCGTGACGGACGCGCTGGACATGGGTCGGGGACTGCTCGTGGCGCGCCACCGCGCACGACTCATCCGGAACGACCGCCTGCACCGCCTGCTCGACCGCGAAGACGGCGTCGCGCTGGTCGACCGCAGTGGGGGCGGGACGCGCGGCGACGGCGGCGACCCCGACGGGAGTGCCGCCGGGAGCGACCCGCGATGA
- a CDS encoding sodium:calcium antiporter, with the protein MSSRLRHPLTGLVGGILLTLPWILSWATGLNQTFSTLTTVGVAGVAVLGASFLLAWGAETAEKDVPRAFAIAVLAVLAVAPEYAVDALYAWQAGQGDAAAGNLAVANMTGANRILIGLGWSGIALFSVYQAYGGSGDDNVVTNGKFLGDYVSLDRDISLEVAFLFLATVYAFFVPLGGGIGAIDTLFLVGLYVAYILVIVRGDVEEVEEQVGVPAYLQARSFPVRAVSVLALFAYSGLLIFTAVEPFAHGLEELGLQFGIPEFFMIQWIAPLASESPELIVTAYLVNKARSTAAFNALISSKLNQWTLLIGTLVVVYSISAGQYGVLMFDEKQAAEIWITAAQSFFALAVLINFNISVRESLVLLTLFLSQVLVEFYFIRTMSEAAAEANSIVLLHGFTALYMVLGLGLLLSRRDEILQVAAHTRSTVSDAVGGGTEQPAD; encoded by the coding sequence ATGAGTTCGCGCCTTCGCCACCCGCTCACCGGACTGGTCGGTGGGATACTGCTCACCCTCCCGTGGATCCTCTCGTGGGCGACCGGACTGAACCAAACGTTCTCGACGCTGACGACCGTCGGGGTCGCCGGCGTCGCGGTGCTCGGCGCCTCGTTCCTCCTCGCGTGGGGCGCCGAGACCGCCGAGAAGGACGTGCCCCGCGCGTTCGCCATCGCCGTGCTCGCGGTGCTGGCGGTCGCGCCCGAGTACGCCGTCGACGCGCTGTACGCCTGGCAGGCCGGGCAGGGTGACGCCGCCGCCGGCAACCTCGCGGTCGCGAACATGACCGGCGCCAACCGCATCCTCATTGGGCTCGGCTGGTCCGGCATCGCGCTGTTCTCGGTCTACCAAGCGTACGGCGGCAGCGGCGACGACAACGTCGTCACGAACGGGAAGTTCCTCGGCGACTACGTCTCGCTCGACCGGGACATCTCGCTGGAGGTGGCGTTCCTGTTCCTCGCGACCGTGTACGCGTTCTTCGTCCCGCTCGGCGGCGGTATCGGCGCCATCGACACCCTGTTCCTCGTCGGCCTGTACGTCGCGTACATCCTCGTCATCGTCCGCGGCGACGTCGAGGAGGTCGAAGAGCAGGTTGGCGTCCCCGCCTACCTCCAGGCGCGGTCGTTCCCCGTCCGCGCCGTCTCGGTGCTCGCGCTGTTCGCGTACTCCGGGCTGCTCATCTTCACCGCCGTCGAACCGTTCGCCCACGGGCTGGAGGAGTTGGGTCTGCAGTTCGGCATCCCCGAGTTCTTCATGATCCAGTGGATCGCGCCGCTGGCCTCCGAGAGCCCGGAACTGATCGTCACCGCCTACCTCGTGAACAAGGCGCGCTCGACGGCGGCGTTCAACGCGCTCATCTCCTCGAAGCTGAACCAGTGGACGCTACTCATCGGGACGCTCGTCGTCGTCTACTCCATCTCCGCGGGCCAGTACGGCGTCCTCATGTTCGACGAGAAGCAGGCCGCCGAGATCTGGATCACCGCCGCACAGAGCTTCTTCGCGCTCGCCGTCCTGATCAACTTCAACATCTCCGTCCGCGAGTCGCTGGTGTTGTTGACGCTGTTCCTCTCGCAGGTGCTGGTGGAGTTCTACTTCATCCGCACGATGTCGGAGGCGGCCGCCGAGGCCAACTCCATCGTCCTGCTGCACGGCTTCACCGCGCTGTACATGGTGCTCGGCCTCGGACTCCTGCTGTCTCGCCGCGACGAGATTCTCCAGGTGGCGGCCCACACCCGCTCGACGGTGAGCGACGCGGTCGGCGGCGGCACCGAACAGCCCGCCGACTGA
- a CDS encoding anthranilate synthase component I family protein translates to MHTVTDRESFRRLAADAPDDARIPVEGRATVGDPFEAYRRARTADRPAVFYETTGGQSGWGAFGVDPAETLTVGAEASVRDPHHPGHGDYADPSPTLEALAGLLDAGTLVRGDCDVPYPCGVFGWLSYDAARELESFPADGAVEDRGLPRLQAGVFTTLASWEEPRDDGDVTLRITSCPRVADYPDADAAYDAGVAAAEALAERAVEGDPSVGPAPAGDADAVSFESDCGREAYADRVRSVKESVRAGDTFQANVSQRLAAPAAVHPVVAYDALRARNPAPYSGLVEFPGVDLVSASPELLLRREPSDDPDTGARLETEPIAGTRPRDADPETDAALEAELTGDEKERAEHAMLVDLERNDLGKVSRYGTVSVPEYRRVDRYSEVMHLVSLVEGEERADRSLADTLAAVFPGGTITGAPKPKTMAIIDALEGTQRGPYTGSMFAAGFDGRLVANIVIRTLVRTGEQYHLRVGAGVVHDSDPEAEYEETLAKARALVRSVDDALDGHMEVDE, encoded by the coding sequence ATGCACACGGTCACGGACCGCGAGTCGTTCCGCCGCCTCGCGGCCGACGCGCCCGACGACGCCCGCATCCCCGTCGAGGGGCGGGCGACGGTCGGGGATCCCTTCGAGGCCTACCGCCGCGCCCGGACGGCGGACCGACCGGCGGTGTTCTACGAGACGACCGGCGGCCAGTCCGGGTGGGGCGCCTTCGGCGTCGACCCGGCGGAGACGCTGACCGTCGGCGCCGAGGCGAGCGTCCGTGACCCACACCACCCCGGCCACGGCGACTACGCCGACCCGTCGCCGACGCTGGAGGCGCTGGCGGGACTGCTCGACGCCGGCACCCTGGTCCGCGGCGACTGCGACGTGCCGTACCCCTGCGGCGTCTTCGGGTGGCTCTCGTACGACGCGGCCCGCGAGTTGGAGTCGTTTCCCGCCGACGGCGCCGTCGAGGACCGCGGCCTGCCGCGCCTGCAGGCTGGCGTGTTCACGACCCTCGCCTCGTGGGAGGAACCGCGCGACGACGGCGACGTGACGCTTCGGATCACGTCGTGTCCGCGCGTCGCCGACTACCCCGATGCGGACGCCGCGTACGACGCCGGCGTCGCCGCCGCCGAGGCCCTCGCCGAGCGAGCGGTCGAGGGCGACCCGTCGGTCGGACCCGCACCGGCCGGCGACGCCGACGCCGTCAGCTTCGAGAGCGACTGCGGGCGCGAGGCGTACGCCGACCGCGTCCGCAGCGTCAAGGAGTCGGTCCGCGCGGGCGACACCTTCCAGGCGAACGTGAGCCAGCGCCTCGCCGCCCCCGCGGCGGTCCACCCCGTCGTCGCCTACGACGCCCTCCGCGCGCGCAACCCCGCGCCGTATTCCGGGCTGGTGGAGTTCCCCGGCGTCGACCTCGTGAGCGCGAGTCCCGAACTCCTCTTGCGGCGCGAGCCATCGGACGACCCCGACACAGGCGCTCGACTCGAAACCGAACCCATCGCCGGCACCCGCCCGCGCGACGCCGACCCGGAGACGGACGCCGCGCTGGAGGCCGAGTTGACCGGCGACGAGAAAGAGCGCGCCGAGCACGCGATGCTGGTCGACCTCGAGCGCAACGACCTCGGGAAGGTGAGCCGCTACGGCACCGTCTCGGTGCCCGAGTACCGGCGCGTCGACCGCTACTCGGAGGTGATGCACCTCGTCTCGCTCGTCGAGGGTGAAGAGCGGGCCGACCGCTCGCTCGCCGACACGCTCGCGGCGGTGTTCCCCGGCGGCACCATCACCGGCGCGCCCAAGCCGAAGACGATGGCCATCATCGACGCACTGGAAGGGACACAGCGGGGTCCGTACACCGGGTCGATGTTCGCCGCCGGCTTCGACGGCCGTCTCGTCGCCAACATCGTCATCAGGACGCTCGTCCGCACGGGCGAGCAGTACCACCTCCGCGTCGGCGCGGGCGTCGTCCACGACTCCGACCCGGAGGCAGAGTACGAGGAGACGCTGGCGAAGGCCCGCGCGCTCGTCCGCTCGGTCGACGACGCGCTCGACGGCCACATGGAGGTGGACGAGTGA
- a CDS encoding calcium/sodium antiporter — MLQLADVLLSEHGLFLLLGVVLLYLGAESLVKGAAGLALGIGLHAALVGVTVVAFATTAPELFIGVISGVNGDSQLGLGAIVGSNIANVGLVLGLAALIRPLSVSRTVLRRHVPFMALAAGLLVVFGRDAIIGRVEGAIFLVVLAGFTVVLYRGASGESEAAGVDESGAVTDGGVVEEMPDVDPESVNLRHVVYLVVGLALLFFGSRWLMDSGRSILYQFGFSQRLVGLTVLAFGTSLPELAASVVAAVRGQADFAVGNVVGSNIYNVLAVLGLVAVVVPVFVSVSVESFDFPSLIAFTVAAIVVMLRGGEVGRLDGGVLLGGYLVFVYLLLP; from the coding sequence ATGCTACAACTGGCCGACGTGCTCCTCTCTGAGCACGGCCTCTTCTTGCTTCTCGGGGTCGTGCTCCTGTACCTGGGAGCCGAATCGCTGGTGAAGGGGGCCGCGGGGCTGGCGTTGGGGATCGGACTCCACGCCGCGCTCGTCGGGGTGACGGTGGTCGCGTTCGCGACGACCGCGCCGGAGCTGTTCATCGGCGTCATCTCCGGAGTCAACGGCGACTCACAACTCGGCCTGGGGGCAATCGTCGGCTCCAACATCGCCAACGTCGGACTCGTGCTCGGGCTGGCGGCGCTCATCCGCCCGCTGTCGGTGTCGCGTACCGTGCTCCGGCGGCACGTCCCGTTCATGGCGCTGGCGGCGGGGCTGCTCGTCGTCTTCGGGCGCGACGCGATCATCGGTCGCGTAGAGGGCGCCATCTTCCTGGTCGTCCTCGCCGGGTTCACCGTCGTGTTGTACCGCGGTGCGAGCGGCGAGTCCGAGGCGGCCGGCGTCGACGAGTCCGGTGCGGTCACCGACGGCGGCGTCGTCGAGGAGATGCCCGACGTCGACCCAGAGAGTGTCAACCTCCGCCACGTCGTCTATCTCGTCGTCGGCCTGGCGCTGCTGTTCTTCGGGTCGCGCTGGCTCATGGACAGCGGTCGATCGATCCTGTACCAGTTCGGCTTCTCCCAGCGCCTCGTCGGCCTGACCGTGTTGGCGTTCGGCACGTCGCTGCCGGAACTCGCCGCCAGCGTCGTCGCGGCGGTGCGCGGACAGGCGGACTTCGCGGTGGGCAACGTCGTCGGCTCGAACATCTACAACGTCCTCGCCGTGCTCGGCTTGGTGGCGGTCGTCGTGCCTGTGTTCGTCTCCGTCAGCGTCGAGTCGTTCGACTTCCCGTCGCTCATCGCGTTCACCGTCGCGGCCATCGTGGTGATGCTGCGCGGCGGCGAGGTCGGGCGCCTCGACGGCGGCGTCCTGCTGGGCGGCTACCTCGTGTTCGTCTACCTGCTGTTACCGTAG
- a CDS encoding Rieske (2Fe-2S) protein, producing the protein MNEDARVADADEVPEGGTLLFTVRDDEDELREAFVSRLSDGTVVAYRNYCQHWTDVRLDKGDGARVTNGEVWCQKHGATFQLDSGYCDFGPCEGSVMESVDVTVTDGGVYVDDEDYVFEHLGPSGVDTGDGGDSRIDFTGN; encoded by the coding sequence ATGAACGAGGACGCGCGGGTCGCCGACGCCGACGAGGTTCCCGAGGGTGGGACCTTGCTGTTCACCGTTCGCGACGACGAGGACGAACTCCGCGAGGCGTTCGTGAGTCGGCTGTCCGACGGCACGGTCGTCGCGTACCGCAACTACTGCCAGCACTGGACGGACGTGCGCCTCGACAAAGGCGACGGCGCTCGCGTCACGAACGGCGAGGTGTGGTGTCAGAAACACGGCGCGACGTTCCAACTCGACAGCGGCTACTGCGACTTCGGCCCCTGCGAGGGGTCGGTGATGGAGTCGGTCGACGTGACCGTAACCGACGGCGGGGTGTACGTCGACGACGAGGACTACGTCTTCGAGCACCTCGGTCCCAGCGGCGTCGACACGGGCGACGGCGGCGACAGTCGCATCGACTTCACCGGGAACTGA
- a CDS encoding GtrA family protein, protein MSDDGAVEALASGTRIGQFLSVGVVGFAFDIATSTALRELGVFPELAALIGIEVAVVVMFLLNDRVTFAGEGGSGVGATLRRLARSNVVRAGGIAVQLVVFTVLFRWVAVPLTVAGIDLWFVVSRAGGIGAGMVVNYVAESVFTWRVLE, encoded by the coding sequence ATGAGCGACGACGGCGCCGTGGAGGCGCTCGCGTCCGGGACGCGTATTGGCCAGTTCCTCTCGGTCGGCGTCGTCGGCTTCGCCTTCGACATCGCCACGTCGACGGCGCTGCGCGAACTCGGGGTGTTTCCCGAACTCGCGGCGCTGATCGGTATCGAGGTGGCGGTCGTCGTGATGTTCCTGCTCAACGACCGCGTGACGTTCGCCGGGGAAGGCGGCTCGGGGGTCGGGGCGACGCTGCGACGACTGGCCCGGTCGAACGTCGTCCGCGCGGGCGGCATCGCCGTCCAGTTGGTCGTGTTCACCGTGCTGTTCCGGTGGGTGGCGGTGCCGCTGACGGTCGCGGGTATCGACCTCTGGTTCGTCGTCTCTCGGGCCGGCGGCATCGGCGCCGGGATGGTCGTCAACTACGTCGCCGAGAGCGTGTTCACCTGGCGCGTGTTGGAGTGA
- a CDS encoding helix-hairpin-helix domain-containing protein — protein MGIIQQIKRLFGLGGRESNGSRSSETAVTVERERDAEVDADTEAAVKGTDEADAAAAETDAAASTGSVTDADDEGAAEPAEATEGADAGAAEEGQVDAEVPAEETADADDAEEEADTDDEAEPVAAGTDADASTEALVDEAEATEEPAAAAEPAEAAGPESDDVTTDVDAVDVDDEETEADADDEEPAVEEAESEETDDADDEEPAVEEAESEETDDADDEGVPVDQIKGIGPAYAERLAELGINTVADLAAADAAEVAEGTDVSEKRVTRWIDRAAEHDA, from the coding sequence ATGGGAATCATTCAGCAGATCAAGCGACTATTCGGGTTGGGGGGGCGCGAATCGAACGGGTCGCGCTCCAGCGAGACGGCGGTGACCGTCGAGCGCGAGCGCGACGCAGAGGTGGACGCCGACACCGAGGCGGCGGTGAAGGGAACCGACGAGGCCGACGCCGCGGCCGCGGAGACTGACGCCGCCGCCTCCACCGGTTCCGTCACCGACGCAGACGACGAGGGGGCCGCCGAGCCAGCAGAGGCGACCGAGGGGGCCGACGCCGGTGCCGCCGAGGAGGGGCAGGTCGACGCCGAGGTGCCGGCCGAGGAGACCGCCGACGCAGACGACGCCGAGGAGGAGGCAGACACCGACGACGAGGCCGAACCGGTCGCCGCCGGGACGGACGCGGACGCCTCGACGGAGGCGCTGGTCGACGAGGCCGAGGCGACCGAGGAGCCAGCCGCCGCCGCCGAACCAGCCGAGGCCGCCGGTCCCGAGTCGGACGACGTCACGACCGACGTTGACGCGGTCGACGTCGACGACGAGGAGACGGAGGCGGACGCCGACGACGAGGAGCCGGCGGTCGAAGAGGCAGAGAGCGAGGAGACCGACGACGCCGACGACGAGGAGCCGGCGGTCGAAGAGGCAGAGAGCGAGGAGACCGACGACGCCGACGACGAGGGCGTCCCGGTCGACCAGATCAAGGGGATCGGCCCGGCGTACGCCGAGCGCCTCGCGGAGTTGGGGATCAACACCGTCGCCGACCTGGCGGCCGCCGACGCCGCCGAGGTTGCCGAGGGGACCGACGTCTCCGAGAAGCGGGTGACTCGCTGGATCGACCGCGCCGCCGAGCACGACGCGTAG
- a CDS encoding shikimate dehydrogenase, producing the protein MNVYGLIGNPVGHSLSPPMHEAAYDALGFDARYVTFEPDAGDGAAAIAAADTLGVAGLNVTVPFKQDVLEAVEPDDLAAEVGAVNTVDFSTDPPRGYNTDVAGVRRALDHHDVAREGAAAVVVGAGGAGRAAAFALAEDAVSLHVANRTAKRAESLAAEVRAALPDDLDTPTTVTAGGLDTLAETVPNADLLVNATTVGMESDETPVPAEHLHADLAVLDAVYAPLDTRLLRDARDAGATTVDGAWMLLFQGVEAFERWTGEDAPVAEMNEALRAELS; encoded by the coding sequence ATGAACGTGTACGGACTCATCGGGAACCCGGTGGGGCACTCGCTGTCGCCGCCAATGCACGAGGCCGCCTACGACGCACTCGGGTTCGACGCGCGCTACGTCACCTTCGAACCAGACGCCGGCGACGGCGCCGCGGCCATCGCAGCCGCTGACACGCTGGGTGTCGCCGGGCTGAACGTGACGGTGCCGTTCAAGCAGGACGTGCTCGAAGCCGTCGAACCGGACGACCTCGCGGCGGAGGTGGGCGCGGTGAACACGGTCGACTTCTCGACGGACCCGCCGCGAGGATACAACACCGACGTGGCCGGCGTCCGCAGGGCGTTGGACCACCACGACGTCGCACGCGAGGGCGCCGCCGCCGTCGTCGTCGGCGCTGGCGGAGCGGGGCGGGCCGCGGCGTTCGCGCTCGCCGAGGACGCCGTCTCCCTGCACGTCGCCAACCGGACAGCCAAGCGGGCCGAGTCGCTCGCGGCCGAGGTGCGCGCGGCGCTCCCGGACGACCTCGACACGCCGACGACGGTGACTGCGGGCGGCCTCGATACGCTCGCGGAGACGGTGCCGAACGCCGACCTGCTCGTGAACGCCACCACCGTCGGAATGGAGTCCGACGAGACGCCGGTTCCCGCCGAGCACCTGCACGCCGACCTGGCGGTGCTGGACGCGGTGTACGCGCCGCTGGACACGCGACTGCTGCGCGACGCCCGGGACGCTGGTGCCACCACCGTCGACGGTGCGTGGATGCTGCTGTTCCAGGGCGTCGAGGCGTTCGAGCGGTGGACCGGCGAGGACGCTCCCGTCGCGGAGATGAACGAGGCGCTCCGGGCGGAACTGTCGTAA
- a CDS encoding aminotransferase class IV: MSDAEPDGGADDLVYHVDGDLVPASEASVSVHDRGFQYGDAVFETVRAYGGTLWRWDAHVDRLFGSLDALGMPADEVGLSKLDLQARVRDTLRANDLGDAYVRLSVTRGETAGFAPPEAAETDPTVVVLVKPLPRGGREDHGGESTWDGPAAIQTVKTRRVSDRAIPSDAKTHNYLNNVLARVETRVTGADEAVMLDDEGYVAECATANLFFVADDAIRTPSLDGPVLPGVTRAEVLDIAREEGFPVEEGEYTPDDVRGADEAFLASSIRELRPVGTYDGVAIGGGPVTTLLSRLYDERVERACYADEADDAEAGAGADAVADDESPE, translated from the coding sequence GTGAGCGACGCGGAACCCGACGGGGGAGCCGACGACCTCGTCTACCACGTCGACGGCGACCTCGTCCCCGCGAGCGAGGCGTCGGTGTCGGTGCACGACCGCGGCTTCCAGTACGGCGACGCCGTCTTCGAGACGGTCCGCGCCTACGGCGGGACGCTGTGGCGGTGGGACGCCCACGTCGACCGCCTGTTCGGCAGCCTCGACGCGCTCGGCATGCCCGCCGACGAGGTTGGGCTGTCGAAGTTGGACCTCCAGGCACGGGTCCGCGACACGCTCCGCGCGAACGACCTCGGCGACGCGTACGTCCGTCTGTCGGTGACGCGCGGGGAGACGGCGGGGTTCGCGCCGCCCGAGGCCGCCGAGACGGACCCGACGGTCGTCGTGCTCGTGAAGCCCCTCCCGCGTGGCGGCCGCGAGGACCACGGCGGCGAGTCGACGTGGGACGGCCCCGCGGCGATTCAGACGGTGAAGACCCGCCGGGTGTCGGACCGTGCGATCCCGAGCGACGCGAAGACGCACAACTACCTGAACAACGTCCTCGCCCGCGTCGAGACGCGCGTGACGGGCGCCGACGAGGCGGTCATGCTCGACGACGAGGGGTACGTGGCCGAGTGCGCGACGGCGAACCTGTTCTTCGTCGCCGACGACGCCATCCGCACGCCGTCGCTCGACGGACCGGTCCTGCCGGGCGTCACTCGCGCCGAGGTGCTCGACATCGCCCGCGAGGAGGGGTTCCCCGTCGAGGAGGGCGAGTACACCCCCGACGACGTGCGCGGCGCCGACGAGGCGTTCCTCGCCTCCTCCATCCGGGAACTGCGACCCGTCGGGACGTACGACGGCGTCGCGATCGGTGGCGGCCCGGTGACGACGCTCCTCTCGCGGCTGTACGACGAGCGGGTGGAACGGGCGTGCTACGCCGACGAGGCGGACGACGCGGAGGCGGGTGCGGGTGCCGACGCAGTCGCCGACGACGAGTCGCCGGAATAG
- a CDS encoding anthranilate synthase component II, with protein sequence MSDRTPVGGRILVVDNYDSFAYNLVQYVGELADEVLVRRNDRVDVDDIRALNPDGIVVSPGPGTPEEAGVSIPVFAELDYPTLGVCLGHQALCAANGAAVTLAPEVVHGKPSDVRHDGRGVFAALPDRVEVGRYHSLCVEHDAVPDTLVETAWTDDEREVVMGVRHTERPHVGVQFHPESILTPDGKAMVRSFLRVCERGGFE encoded by the coding sequence GTGAGCGACAGAACTCCCGTCGGCGGCCGCATCCTCGTCGTCGACAACTACGACTCGTTCGCGTACAACCTCGTCCAGTACGTCGGCGAGTTGGCCGACGAGGTGCTCGTCCGCCGGAACGACCGCGTCGACGTCGACGACATCCGCGCCCTCAACCCCGACGGCATCGTCGTCTCGCCCGGTCCGGGAACCCCCGAGGAGGCCGGCGTCTCCATCCCCGTGTTCGCCGAGTTGGACTACCCGACGCTCGGCGTCTGCCTCGGCCACCAGGCGCTGTGTGCGGCCAACGGCGCCGCCGTCACGCTCGCGCCAGAGGTCGTCCACGGGAAGCCCTCCGACGTGCGCCACGACGGGCGCGGGGTGTTCGCCGCACTCCCCGACCGCGTCGAGGTCGGACGCTACCACTCGCTGTGCGTCGAGCACGACGCCGTCCCCGACACGCTCGTCGAGACGGCGTGGACCGACGACGAGCGCGAGGTGGTGATGGGCGTGCGCCACACCGAGCGCCCGCACGTCGGCGTCCAGTTCCACCCCGAGAGCATCCTCACGCCCGACGGGAAGGCGATGGTGCGGAGCTTCCTCCGCGTCTGCGAGCGAGGTGGATTCGAGTGA